One genomic region from Salinicola endophyticus encodes:
- a CDS encoding SLC13 family permease codes for MQDAYWVFAVLFLTLVAFVWGRFRYDMVAMAALLASVLLGLVPADQAFSGFGHPAVITVAAVLILSRGFEHAGVVDWIAEKTLKAGSRPIWQLTVLTATVILLSAMMNNVGALALLLPVAVRVAREHDTSPSLLLMPLAFGSLLGGLITLIGTPPNIIISAFRAGQGEGPFSMFDFAPVGGAVALVGLAFMILLGGRLTPQRQGQASADELFETSAYLSELHVNEDAKAVGWGLRELREVCGDPVPVLAVLRGEERYSGHRFFGPLAAGDILLLEAGPEDLKLLEDKAGLSISASGEDDEDSDAARPRLDADELQLVEVVVRNDSMMINRTVSQLRLLNQHGLHLVAVSRDGTRLKQRLREVRFQPGDVLLLQGDENNLSESLSTLGCLPLASRKLALGQPRQLWLSVGIFALAIAAMVFDLLPAAIAMSLAALITLALGVLPLREGYDAIEGSVIVLLAAMLPVGKALETSGGAQMIADSMMSAGSGWPPVVTLTALFVLTLLLSNVINNAAAALLMAPIAANLASGMQVSLDPFLMAVAVSASCAFLTPIGHQSNTLVMGPGGYRFRDYWKLGLPLSAVVTLTAIPLILLIWPLS; via the coding sequence ATGCAGGATGCTTACTGGGTCTTCGCGGTACTCTTTCTGACCCTGGTCGCCTTCGTCTGGGGGCGCTTTCGTTACGACATGGTGGCCATGGCGGCGCTACTGGCGAGCGTGCTGCTGGGGCTGGTGCCCGCCGATCAGGCGTTTTCCGGTTTCGGCCACCCGGCGGTGATCACTGTCGCCGCGGTGTTGATCCTGAGTCGTGGCTTCGAGCACGCCGGCGTGGTCGACTGGATCGCCGAGAAGACGCTCAAGGCCGGCAGCCGGCCGATCTGGCAGCTCACGGTGCTCACGGCGACGGTGATCCTACTCTCGGCGATGATGAACAACGTCGGTGCGTTGGCGCTGCTGCTGCCGGTGGCGGTGCGTGTCGCCCGCGAGCACGACACCTCACCCTCGCTGCTGTTGATGCCGCTGGCTTTCGGCTCGCTGCTGGGCGGGCTGATCACGCTCATCGGCACGCCGCCCAATATCATCATCAGCGCGTTCCGCGCCGGGCAGGGCGAGGGGCCGTTCAGCATGTTCGACTTCGCTCCGGTAGGCGGTGCGGTGGCGCTGGTGGGGCTCGCCTTCATGATCCTGCTGGGCGGGCGGCTGACGCCGCAGCGCCAGGGGCAGGCGTCTGCCGACGAGCTGTTCGAGACCTCGGCCTATCTCAGCGAGCTGCACGTCAACGAGGACGCCAAGGCGGTGGGCTGGGGCCTGCGCGAGTTGCGCGAGGTGTGCGGCGATCCGGTGCCGGTACTGGCCGTGCTGCGTGGTGAAGAGCGTTATTCCGGCCACCGCTTCTTCGGCCCCCTGGCTGCCGGCGACATCCTGCTGCTGGAGGCGGGCCCGGAGGATCTCAAGCTGCTCGAGGACAAGGCCGGACTGAGCATCAGCGCCAGCGGCGAGGATGACGAGGATAGCGATGCCGCGCGGCCCCGGCTCGATGCCGATGAGCTGCAACTGGTCGAGGTGGTGGTGCGCAACGATTCGATGATGATCAACCGCACCGTTTCCCAATTGCGCCTGTTGAATCAGCACGGCCTGCATCTGGTGGCGGTCTCCCGCGATGGCACCCGCCTCAAGCAGCGCCTGCGCGAGGTGCGCTTCCAGCCCGGCGATGTCCTGCTGCTGCAGGGCGACGAGAACAACCTGAGCGAGAGCCTGTCGACCCTGGGCTGTCTGCCGCTGGCCAGCCGCAAGCTGGCGCTGGGGCAGCCGCGCCAGCTGTGGCTGTCGGTGGGCATCTTCGCGTTGGCGATCGCCGCCATGGTGTTCGACCTGCTGCCCGCGGCCATCGCCATGTCGCTGGCGGCGCTGATCACCCTGGCCCTGGGCGTGCTGCCACTGCGGGAGGGATATGACGCGATCGAGGGCTCGGTGATCGTGCTGCTGGCGGCGATGCTGCCGGTGGGCAAGGCGCTGGAGACCAGCGGTGGGGCGCAGATGATCGCCGACAGCATGATGTCGGCGGGCAGCGGCTGGCCGCCGGTGGTCACCCTGACGGCGCTGTTCGTGCTCACGCTGCTGCTCTCCAACGTCATCAACAATGCCGCCGCGGCGCTATTGATGGCGCCGATCGCAGCCAATCTGGCCAGCGGCATGCAGGTCTCGCTCGATCCGTTTCTGATGGCGGTGGCGGTGAGCGCCTCCTGCGCCTTCCTCACCCCGATCGGGCATCAGTCCAATACCTTGGTGATGGGGCCGGGGGGCTATCGTTTCCGCGATTACTGGAAGCTGGGGCTGCCGCTGTCGGCGGTGGTCACGCTCACCGCGATTCCTCTCATCTTGCTCATTTGGCCGTTATCATGA
- a CDS encoding NADPH:quinone reductase — protein sequence MVKRIQFSRTGGPEVLEYVDFEPAAPQAGEVRIENRAIGLNFIDIYFRTGLYPAPSLPSGLGTEGAGVVEAVGEGVTHLAVGDRVAYAQGPLGAYSQLHVLPAEKVVKLPEDISFEIAAASMLKGLTVQYLLRQTFPLEGGETILFHAAAGGVGSIACQWAKALDVKVIGTVGSDEKAELAKRNGAWATINYRNENVAERVRELTGGAMVPVVYDSVGKDTFTTSLDCLAPRGLMVSFGNASGAVEGVNIGILNQKGSLYLTRPSLNGYADTPERLDEMSLDLFDLLESGKVKMDIAQRFDLADAGKAQEALAARRTTGSTILIP from the coding sequence ATGGTCAAGCGCATTCAGTTTTCTCGCACCGGCGGCCCCGAGGTGCTCGAGTATGTCGACTTCGAACCGGCAGCGCCCCAGGCGGGCGAAGTGCGCATCGAGAACCGTGCCATCGGCCTCAACTTCATCGATATCTACTTCCGCACCGGGCTCTATCCGGCGCCGTCGCTGCCGTCGGGGCTGGGTACCGAAGGGGCCGGGGTGGTCGAGGCGGTGGGCGAAGGTGTGACCCACCTCGCTGTCGGTGACCGCGTCGCTTATGCCCAGGGGCCCCTGGGCGCCTACTCGCAGCTGCACGTGCTGCCGGCGGAGAAAGTGGTCAAGCTGCCCGAGGACATCTCCTTCGAGATCGCCGCCGCCTCGATGCTCAAGGGGCTGACGGTGCAGTACCTGCTGCGCCAGACCTTTCCGCTGGAGGGTGGCGAGACGATCCTGTTCCATGCCGCGGCCGGCGGTGTGGGCTCGATCGCCTGCCAGTGGGCCAAGGCGCTCGACGTCAAGGTGATCGGCACCGTGGGCTCTGACGAGAAGGCCGAGCTGGCCAAGCGCAACGGCGCCTGGGCGACGATCAACTACCGCAATGAGAACGTCGCCGAGCGGGTACGCGAGCTGACTGGTGGTGCCATGGTGCCGGTGGTCTACGACTCGGTGGGCAAGGACACCTTCACCACCTCGCTCGACTGTCTCGCCCCACGCGGGCTGATGGTGAGCTTCGGCAACGCCTCCGGCGCGGTAGAGGGGGTCAATATCGGCATTCTCAACCAGAAGGGCTCGCTCTATCTGACCCGTCCCAGTCTCAATGGCTACGCCGACACGCCTGAACGGCTGGATGAGATGAGCCTGGATCTGTTCGATCTGCTCGAGAGTGGCAAGGTCAAGATGGATATCGCCCAGCGTTTCGATCTGGCTGACGCGGGCAAGGCGCAGGAGGCGCTGGCCGCGCGGCGCACCACCGGATCGACGATTCTGATTCCCTGA
- a CDS encoding IucA/IucC family C-terminal-domain containing protein: MMPAAAREPLGHLEYASVAVAHRRYLHESLCLESAQTAGAAVLSMTAFRDPRRCAELLARLGPVLGSPDRRTTASLLSKRLGFLLTGVPLYLLSVCDRGLDLAPGNCLIDLRHDGQAWRSTLPLRSLRLQRWAPAARERARHDLLKQLFAGLITPLWQTLREVGGVPPRMLWENLAVRVYSLYERRLAELEGGLVDAAARRRCEADYRFLLEAEPELFGLEANPLARFHHAKTRRADGVEVRYRRSCCLYYRAACPVAYCQSCPLSRSRTEA, encoded by the coding sequence ATGATGCCGGCAGCGGCGCGGGAACCTCTGGGTCACCTGGAATACGCATCGGTGGCGGTGGCGCACCGCCGCTATCTGCATGAGTCCCTGTGCCTCGAGTCTGCCCAGACCGCGGGGGCCGCGGTACTGTCGATGACGGCGTTCCGCGACCCCCGGCGCTGCGCTGAACTGCTGGCCCGTCTGGGGCCGGTTCTCGGCTCGCCCGACCGGCGCACCACCGCCTCGCTGCTGTCGAAGCGTCTGGGCTTTCTGCTCACCGGCGTGCCGCTCTATCTGCTCTCGGTGTGCGATCGCGGGCTCGATCTGGCGCCGGGCAACTGCCTGATCGATCTCCGCCACGATGGCCAGGCGTGGCGTTCGACGCTGCCACTGCGCTCGCTACGACTGCAGCGCTGGGCGCCGGCGGCGCGGGAGCGCGCACGTCACGATTTGTTGAAGCAGCTGTTCGCCGGGCTGATCACACCGTTGTGGCAGACCCTGCGCGAGGTGGGCGGCGTGCCGCCGCGCATGCTGTGGGAGAATCTGGCAGTGCGGGTCTATTCACTCTACGAGCGCCGCCTGGCCGAGCTCGAGGGCGGGCTGGTCGATGCTGCCGCGCGCCGGCGCTGCGAGGCGGACTACCGCTTCCTGCTCGAGGCCGAGCCCGAGCTGTTCGGACTCGAGGCCAATCCGCTGGCGCGCTTCCATCACGCCAAGACCCGCCGCGCCGATGGCGTCGAGGTGCGCTACCGACGCAGCTGCTGCCTCTATTATCGTGCCGCGTGCCCGGTGGCCTACTGCCAGTCCTGTCCGCTGAGCCGATCCCGAACCGAGGCGTGA